Proteins from a genomic interval of Henckelia pumila isolate YLH828 unplaced genomic scaffold, ASM3356847v2 CTG_170, whole genome shotgun sequence:
- the LOC140870671 gene encoding uncharacterized protein isoform X2: MEQMRVCISVATRVPVEVKLLFAGAEPKKVTFPTITNIDQHRTSKLRRVHGLSHQSSYPHVNGWLQVLRAYCDSNQLPTIVVVASYDTFGAAPGFSCLPGELGLKVGLKHKKINISNARLDEIHLGAVRELKEESGARAGVEMALISQVRAGVEKVRAEVSSFHVQLASVGLHRNQRSSVHQSTSLQDLSRTNITAKINLMKLEVNGVNSSTPM, from the exons CCACAAGAGTCCCAGTTGAA GTAAAACTTCTTTTCGCTGGAGCAGAACCCAAGAAAGTTACCTTTCCCACAATCACAAATATTGATCAG CACCGCACCTCCAAATTGAGGAGGGTTCATGGGTTGAGCCATCAATCCTCCTACCCCCATGTCAAT GGATGGCTACAAGTCTTGAGAGCTTACTGCGATTCCAATCAACTTCCAACTATTGTTGTAGTGGCATCATATGACACATTTGGAGCTGCTCCA GGTTTTTCCTGCTTGCCTGGAGAATTGGGACTAAAAGTTGGTCTGAAGCACAAGAAGATTAACATATCTAATGCTCGA TTAGATGAAATCCATTTGGGAGCTGTAAGAGAATTAAAAGAGGAAAGTGGG GCGAGAGCAGGAGTTGAGATGGCATTGATTAGTCAGGTCAGAGCAGGAGTTGAGAAGGTCAGAGCAGAAGTTAGTTCCTTTCATGTTCAGCTAGCAAGTGTCGGTCTCCATCGCAACCAACGAAGCTCTGTTCACCAATCTACCTC ttTGCAGGATCTATCAAGAACCAATATTACAGccaagatcaatttgatgaaGTTAGAAGTGAATGGAGTGAATTCGTCTACTCCTATGTAG
- the LOC140870671 gene encoding uncharacterized protein isoform X4 yields MKNSLPMRAHDIQATRVPVEVKLLFAGAEPKKVTFPTITNIDQHRTSKLRRVHGLSHQSSYPHVNGWLQVLRAYCDSNQLPTIVVVASYDTFGAAPGFSCLPGELGLKVGLKHKKINISNARLDEIHLGAVRELKEESGIDTEFFEVVTFRWSSYVFLFSSLVGM; encoded by the exons ATGAAAAATTCACTTCCTATGCGTGCTCATGACATTCAAGCCACAAGAGTCCCAGTTGAA GTAAAACTTCTTTTCGCTGGAGCAGAACCCAAGAAAGTTACCTTTCCCACAATCACAAATATTGATCAG CACCGCACCTCCAAATTGAGGAGGGTTCATGGGTTGAGCCATCAATCCTCCTACCCCCATGTCAAT GGATGGCTACAAGTCTTGAGAGCTTACTGCGATTCCAATCAACTTCCAACTATTGTTGTAGTGGCATCATATGACACATTTGGAGCTGCTCCA GGTTTTTCCTGCTTGCCTGGAGAATTGGGACTAAAAGTTGGTCTGAAGCACAAGAAGATTAACATATCTAATGCTCGA TTAGATGAAATCCATTTGGGAGCTGTAAGAGAATTAAAAGAGGAAAGTGGG ATTGATACTGAATTTTTTGAAGTTGTAACTTTCAG GTGGTCGAGTTATGTCTTCCTTTTTTCCTCCTTGGTGGGAATGTAA
- the LOC140870671 gene encoding uncharacterized protein isoform X3, producing MKNSLPMRAHDIQATRVPVEVKLLFAGAEPKKVTFPTITNIDQHRTSKLRRVHGLSHQSSYPHVNGWLQVLRAYCDSNQLPTIVVVASYDTFGAAPALSVGSDSNGSGILALLEIARLFSALYKNTKTRGRYNLHFVLKSGGPYNYNGTQNLPFLHKSLTILHTRMPRVLPDFDLTLIFFSGYGVWTKGCVK from the exons ATGAAAAATTCACTTCCTATGCGTGCTCATGACATTCAAGCCACAAGAGTCCCAGTTGAA GTAAAACTTCTTTTCGCTGGAGCAGAACCCAAGAAAGTTACCTTTCCCACAATCACAAATATTGATCAG CACCGCACCTCCAAATTGAGGAGGGTTCATGGGTTGAGCCATCAATCCTCCTACCCCCATGTCAAT GGATGGCTACAAGTCTTGAGAGCTTACTGCGATTCCAATCAACTTCCAACTATTGTTGTAGTGGCATCATATGACACATTTGGAGCTGCTCCA GCATTATCCGTTGGAAGTGATAGCAATGGAAGTGGAATTTTGGCACTTCTAGAAATAGCTAGGTTATTTTCAGCTTTGTATAAAAATACTAAGACAAGAGGAAGGTATAATTTACACTTTGTACTGAAATCTGGAGGACCTTATAACTACAATGGAACTCAAAATTTACCTTTTCTTCACAAAAGTCTTACTATCCTTCACACTCGTATGCCGCGTGTTTTGCCAGATTTTGATTTGACACTTATATTTTTTAGTGGCTACGGAGTTTGGACCAAAGGTTGCGTGAAATGA
- the LOC140870671 gene encoding uncharacterized protein isoform X1, producing MKNSLPMRAHDIQATRVPVEVKLLFAGAEPKKVTFPTITNIDQHRTSKLRRVHGLSHQSSYPHVNGWLQVLRAYCDSNQLPTIVVVASYDTFGAAPGFSCLPGELGLKVGLKHKKINISNARLDEIHLGAVRELKEESGARAGVEMALISQVRAGVEKVRAEVSSFHVQLASVGLHRNQRSSVHQSTSLQDLSRTNITAKINLMKLEVNGVNSSTPM from the exons ATGAAAAATTCACTTCCTATGCGTGCTCATGACATTCAAGCCACAAGAGTCCCAGTTGAA GTAAAACTTCTTTTCGCTGGAGCAGAACCCAAGAAAGTTACCTTTCCCACAATCACAAATATTGATCAG CACCGCACCTCCAAATTGAGGAGGGTTCATGGGTTGAGCCATCAATCCTCCTACCCCCATGTCAAT GGATGGCTACAAGTCTTGAGAGCTTACTGCGATTCCAATCAACTTCCAACTATTGTTGTAGTGGCATCATATGACACATTTGGAGCTGCTCCA GGTTTTTCCTGCTTGCCTGGAGAATTGGGACTAAAAGTTGGTCTGAAGCACAAGAAGATTAACATATCTAATGCTCGA TTAGATGAAATCCATTTGGGAGCTGTAAGAGAATTAAAAGAGGAAAGTGGG GCGAGAGCAGGAGTTGAGATGGCATTGATTAGTCAGGTCAGAGCAGGAGTTGAGAAGGTCAGAGCAGAAGTTAGTTCCTTTCATGTTCAGCTAGCAAGTGTCGGTCTCCATCGCAACCAACGAAGCTCTGTTCACCAATCTACCTC ttTGCAGGATCTATCAAGAACCAATATTACAGccaagatcaatttgatgaaGTTAGAAGTGAATGGAGTGAATTCGTCTACTCCTATGTAG
- the LOC140870671 gene encoding uncharacterized protein isoform X5 — translation MKNSLPMRAHDIQATRVPVEVKLLFAGAEPKKVTFPTITNIDQHRTSKLRRVHGLSHQSSYPHVNGWLQVLRAYCDSNQLPTIVVVASYDTFGAAPGFSCLPGELGLKVGLKHKKINISNARLDEIHLGAVRELKEESGVVELCLPFFLLGGNVISRVVGM, via the exons ATGAAAAATTCACTTCCTATGCGTGCTCATGACATTCAAGCCACAAGAGTCCCAGTTGAA GTAAAACTTCTTTTCGCTGGAGCAGAACCCAAGAAAGTTACCTTTCCCACAATCACAAATATTGATCAG CACCGCACCTCCAAATTGAGGAGGGTTCATGGGTTGAGCCATCAATCCTCCTACCCCCATGTCAAT GGATGGCTACAAGTCTTGAGAGCTTACTGCGATTCCAATCAACTTCCAACTATTGTTGTAGTGGCATCATATGACACATTTGGAGCTGCTCCA GGTTTTTCCTGCTTGCCTGGAGAATTGGGACTAAAAGTTGGTCTGAAGCACAAGAAGATTAACATATCTAATGCTCGA TTAGATGAAATCCATTTGGGAGCTGTAAGAGAATTAAAAGAGGAAAGTGGG GTGGTCGAGTTATGTCTTCCTTTTTTCCTCCTTGGTGGGAATGTAATCAGCCGTGTTGTGGGAATGTAA